Proteins encoded by one window of Carassius auratus strain Wakin chromosome 24, ASM336829v1, whole genome shotgun sequence:
- the LOC113042591 gene encoding serine/threonine-protein kinase RIO3-like yields MDQLEVTTKETKSPWGAPVLAPAPCSLADVMSEQLARQLHEEGSSFPEIPDTDLDLTCAPEADTSSDLILAQMLQMEFDREFDTQLRREERKFNGDSKVSISFENYRMVHPYEDSDSSEDEVDWQDTRHDPYRAAKPTTTPKKGFVGKGKNITTKHDEEVCGRKNTARMDNFAPEVQVGDGIGMDLKLSNQVYNALKRHCDSEQRRSARLHEKKEHSTAEQAVDPRTRLLMYKMVNAGILENINGCISTGKESVVFHANGGSFEEKIVPEECVLKVFKTTLNEFKNRDKYIKDDYRFKDRFSKLNPRKIIHLWAEKEMHNLTRIKKAEIPCPEVVILKKHILVMSFIGKDHVPAPKLKDAILSSEDMKKAYYQVLNMMQRLYQDCNLVHADLSEYNMLWHEGQVWFIDVSQSIEPTHPHGLEFLFRDCRNVATFFQKAGVAEALDVFELFNTVSGLQINSDNEADFLARIEALEKRNEDHVQKSSKKIFMDTSEGSPPQLNTDDDDDD; encoded by the exons ATGGACCAACTTGAAGTCACTACAAAAGAAACCAAG AGCCCATGGGGTGCTCCTGTCCTGGCACCAGCGCCCTGCTCTCTGGCTGATGTGATGAGTGAGCAACTGGCCCGACAGCTGCATGAGGAGGGCAGCTCTTTCCCAGAAATCCCTGA TACCGATCTGGACCTGACATGCGCTCCTGAAGCAGACACGTCCAGCGACCTGATTCTGGCCCAGATGCTTCAGATGGAGTTCGATCGCGAGTTTGATACGCAGCTGCGCAGGGAGGAGAGGAAGTTTAACGGAGACAGCaaag TCTCCATATCGTTTGAGAACTACCGGATGGTTCATCCGTATGAGGACAGTGACAGCTCTGAAGATGAGGTTGATTGGCAGGACACTCGCCATGACCCCTACAGAGCTG CCAAACCAACAACGACCCCTAAAAAGGGATTTGTTGGAAAGGGCAAGAACATCACCACCAAACATGATGAGGAAGTCTGTGGACGGAAGAACACGGCACGCATGGACAAT TTTGCTCCGGAGGTGCAGGTGGGAGACGGGATCGGCATGGACCTGAAGCTCTCCAACCAAGTGTACAACGCTCTGAAACGCCACTGTGACAGCGAGCAGCGCCGCAGCGCTCGACTTCATGAGAAGAAGGAGCACTCTACTGCT GAACAAGCTGTGGACCCCAGGACCAGACTGCTCATGTACAAAATGGTGAATGCTGGGATACTGGAGAACATCAATGGCTGCATCAGCACAGGAAAAGAGTCGGTGGTTTTCCACGCTAATGGAGGGAG CTTTGAAGAGAAGATTGTTCCAGAAGAGTGTGTCCTCAAAGTTTTCAAGACCACCCTGAATGAGTTTAAGAACCGGGACAAATATATCAAGGACGACTACCGCTTCAAAGACCGCTTCAGCAAGCTGAATCCTCGCAAAATTATCCACCTGTGGGCTGAGAAGGAGATGCACAACCTCACCAG GATAAAGAAAGCAGAGATCCCGTGTCCCGAGGTGGTGATTCTAAAGAAGCATATCCTTGTGATGTCATTCATTGGAAAAGACCATGTTCCTGCACCTAAACTGAAGGACGCTATTCTGAGTTCTGAGGATATGAAGAAAGCATACTACCAAGTGCTAAAC ATGATGCAGCGTCTGTATCAAGACTGTAATCTGGTGCATGCTGATTTGAGTGAATACAACATGCTCTGGCATGAGGGACAG GTGTGGTTCATTGACGTGAGTCAGTCCATAGAGCCCACTCACCCTCACGGTCTGGAGTTCTTGTTCAGAGACTGCAGGAATGTGGCCACA TTTTTCCAGAAAGCTGGTGTGGCTGAAGCTCTCGATGTATTCGAGCTGTTCAACACCGTGTCTGGACTGCAGATCAACAGTGATAATGAGGCTGATTTCTTAGCCCGG ATTGAAGCCCTGGAGAAAAGAAATGAAGATCATGTGCAGAAATCCAGCAAGAAAATATTCATGGACACCAGTGAAGGCAGCCCCCCCCAATTaaacactgatgatgatgatgatgattaa
- the LOC113042580 gene encoding myosin light chain kinase, smooth muscle-like, with translation MASIEKGQKKTYISTFRFDLKPSAALNVPRRSENGTKPGNREESCLKSEKSELADTRKKSPRNTKEETEKRRPGAVAEFLDPQQQVVVGVGGTARLHCRFRSSGPVASCWIHDTEKVVVEGPRVYVRNTSSSSTLVLSDVLPVDEGSYSLFVQNRGGTAHQTISLRVIDRPDPPSSSPFVSQLTRSSLVLSWSGPCFDGGSAITGYVVEFQRLDQTEPGDWAELTNQCLNTSYRVCSGLDPQGQYRFRVRACNTAGVSDPSEESDCIEMNTAGETQQEVTSYVEVVPDTTHKVRDHYHVHEKLGVGKFGEVYRMTHKHTGQVYAGKFYRARVSRDKKAARQEIKLMNELRHPKLVQCLAAYDTPSEIVMILEYIAGGELFERIVDENFEHTEPNVVNYMRQILEGIQYIQSKNILHLDLKPENIVCVNSAGSLIKIIDFGLACKLEPGKRLMVLHGTPEFVAPEVVNYEPVDLATDMWSIGIICYILLSGESPFQGNSDAETLALVTAAHWEFNPESFEDITDEAKDFISGLLRKDKRTRLSCEKALAHPWIALFDDANARLTKSLNKQKMRRYLARQKWKKTGKALLALTRMSHCSKSDGPLSPISVDVNALGNEAKQAVASLEKQLWSEPRFRQALHDLTESCGATVHLTCTIQGYPDPEVLWLFEEAPLEKHGRVQMNYDQNGACTLTLAQVQPGDSGIYKCCASNSLGQALCSARLTVKL, from the exons ATGGCCTCTATTGAAAAGGGTCAAAAGAAGACCTACATTTCAACATTCAGGTTTGACCTAAAGCCTTCAGCAGCGCTGAATGTGCCGAGGAGATCAGAGAATGGAACCAAGCCGGGGAACAGAGAGGAGAGCTGTCTGAAATCAGAGAAATCAG AATTGGCTGACACAAGAAAAAAATCTCCTAGAAACACAAAAGAGGAGACAGAAAAGAGGAGACCAG GTGCTGTAGCTGAGTTTTTGGATCCCCAGCAGCAGGTTGTGGTTGGTGTTGGAGGAACCGCTCGACTGCACTGTCGTTTCAGAAGCTCTGGGCCTGTGGCTTCCTGCTGGATTCATGACACGGAAAAG GTTGTGGTAGAAGGACCGCGAGTGTATGTGAGgaacaccagcagcagcagcaccctGGTTCTCTCTGATGTTCTCCCTGTAGATGAAGGAAGTTATTCCCTGTTCGTTCAGAACCGAGGAGGCACAGCTCACCAGACCATAAGCCTCCGTGTCATTG ATCGTCCAGACCCTCCATCCTCGAGTCCGTTCGTGTCTCAGCTGACCCGCTCATCTCTGGTTCTGTCCTGGTCTGGACCGTGTTTTGACGGAGGTTCAGCAATCACAGGCTACGTGGTGGAGTTTCAGAGGCTGGACCAAACCGAGCCCGGCGACTGGGCTGAACTCACTAACCAGTGTCTGAACACCTCGTATCGGGTCTGCTCCGGTCTCGACCCGCAGGGACAGTATCGCTTCAGAGTAAGAGCCTGTAACACAGCGGGAGTCAGTGATCCCAGTGAGGAGTCGGACTGCATCGAGATGAACACTGCAG GTGAGACCCAACAGGAAGTGACCTCGTATGTGGAGGTTGTGCCTGACACCACACACAAAGTCCGGGATCATTATCATGTCCATGAAAAACTGGGAGT GGGGAAGTTTGGGGAGGTGTACAGGATGACCCATAAGCACACGGGTCAGGTGTATGCTGGGAAATTCTACCGGGCCCGTGTCTCCAGAGATAAAAAGGCAGCGCGTCAAGAAATCAAACTGATGAATGAACTACGACACCCGAAGCTGGTGCAGTGTCTCGCAGCCTACGACACTCCGTCTGAGATCGTCATGATTCTGGAATA TATTGCAGGTGGGGAGTTGTTTGAACGGATAGTAGATGAGAATTTCGAGCACACAGAACCCAACGTTGTGAACTACATGCGTCAGATCCTGGAAGGAATCCAGTATATCCAAAGCAAAAACATCCTCCACCTCGACCTGAAGCCGGAGAACATCGTCTGTGTGAACAGCGCTGGATCGCTCATCAAGATCATCGACTTTGGATTGGCCTGCAAACTGG agccTGGTAAACGTCTGATGGTCTTACATGGGACTCCAGAGTTTGTGGCCCCGGAGGTTGTGAATTATGAGCCTGTAGATCTGGCCACCGACATGTGGAGCATCGGCATCATCTGCTACATCCT GCTGAGTGGTGAGTCTCCATTCCAGGGAAACAGCGATGCAGAAACATTAGCTCTGGTTACTGCAGCGCACTGGGAGTTTAATCCTGAGAGTTTTGAGGATATCACTGATGAGGCCAAAGATTTCATCAGCGGCCTACTGAGGAAGGATAAGAG AACAAGATTATCCTGTGAGAAAGCATTAGCTCATCCCTGGATAGCCTTATTTGATGATGCAAACGCCAGATTAACCAAATCCCTAAATAAACAGAAGATGAGAAGATACCTGGCCCGACAGAAATGGAAG AAAACCGGTAAAGCCCTGCTTGCACTCACAAGGATGTCTCACTGCAGCAAATCTGATGGACCGCTGTCTCCAATTTCTGTAGATG TAAATGCTCTGGGGAATGAAGCCAAACAAGCTGTGGCATCACTGGAAAAACAGTTGTGGAGTGAACCACGTTTCCGTCAAGCCCTGCATGACCTCACGGAGAGCTGTGGAGCCACTGTGCACCTGACTTGTACAATACAAG GATATCCTGACCCTGAAGTGCTTTGGCTGTTTGAGGAAGCGCCGCTGGAGAAACACGGACGAGTTCAGATGAATTATGATCAGAACGGTGCTTGCACACTCACCCTTGCTCAAGTACAACCAGGGGATTCTGGGATCTACAAATGCTGTGCGTCCAACAGTTTGGGACAGGCGCTGTGCTCTGCCAGACTCACTGTGAAACTCTAG
- the LOC113042599 gene encoding uncharacterized protein LOC113042599 isoform X2, with protein MTETVSDTSLISQDFYSEESEEMDHCYALTADTLQTLPMKRKKSDVKKRERDRLRQKNRVNIGVAYSRWKALKVEKGMKNDAEVACYLLDRVCGGHLLQDKSSGSLRKRARPQKSTYVSVPRTEVRTFRILRDSPPPSWDTQSDTESMPSPDPQSTNVEVLGICYDLPPLWPYQPEKQVQPEQLIEDGYDPDVRMGYTEEQNSTIEHSSSSSTTEEDSTEHYEERKDELAETALRLEERLITMRSLSDAASDCISMTRGIVDQKDRKWAVNKSSLTGLFRTCHQCGEPVLKFKTLTSGSLIRIQWECSKGHLMWLFPNHNPT; from the exons ATGACT GAGACTGTGAGTGATACGTCACTGATCAGCCAAGACTTCTATTCAGAAGAGTCGGAGGAAATGGATCACTGTTATGCATTAACCGCAGACACACTACAAACTCTGCCAATGAAGCGAAAGAAGTCCGACgttaagaaaagagaaagagacagactgAGACAGAAGAACAGAGTAAACATCGGCGTGGCCTATTCCAGATGGAAAGCGCTGAAAGTGGAGAAAGGCATGAAGAACGACGCGGAGGTTGCTTGTTACCTGCTGGACAG GGTGTGTGGCGGGCATCTTTTACAAGACAAATCCAGTGGGTCtttgagaaagagagcaagaccCCAGAAATCAACATATGTATCTGTGCCACGGACTGAGGTACGTACATTCAG GATTCTGAGGGATTCACCTCCGCCCAGTTGGGACACCCAGTCAGACACTGAATCCATGCCTAGTCCAGACCCCCAGTCCACAAACGTTGAGGTCCTTGGGATCTGCTATGACCTCCCTCCCCTTTGGCCATATCAACCA GAGAAACAAGTACAGCCTGAACAACTAATAGAGGATGGATATGACCCAGATGTCAGGATGGGTTACACAGAGGAACAAAACAGTACGATTGAGCATAGTTCATCTTCAAGCACTACAGAGGAAGACAGCACAGAGCACTACGAGGAAAGAAAG GATGAACTCGCAGAGACTGCCCTGCGATTGGAGGAACGTTTAATCACCATGAGATCTTTGTCTGATGCTGCATCTGATTGCATTTCAATGACAAGAGGAATAGTAGATCAGAAGGACAGAAAATGGGCGGTCAACAAATCCAGTTTGACAGGACTGTTCAGAACTTGCCATCAGTGTGGAGAACCGGTTCtgaaatttaaaacattaacatcCGGGAGTCTGATTCGGATTCAGTGGGAATGCTCAAAGGGACATCTCATGTGGCTCTTTCCCAACCACAACCCAACATAA
- the LOC113042599 gene encoding uncharacterized protein LOC113042599 isoform X3 — translation MLYETVSDTSLISQDFYSEESEEMDHCYALTADTLQTLPMKRKKSDVKKRERDRLRQKNRVNIGVAYSRWKALKVEKGMKNDAEVACYLLDRVCGGHLLQDKSSGSLRKRARPQKSTYVSVPRTERILRDSPPPSWDTQSDTESMPSPDPQSTNVEVLGICYDLPPLWPYQPEKQVQPEQLIEDGYDPDVRMGYTEEQNSTIEHSSSSSTTEEDSTEHYEERKDELAETALRLEERLITMRSLSDAASDCISMTRGIVDQKDRKWAVNKSSLTGLFRTCHQCGEPVLKFKTLTSGSLIRIQWECSKGHLMWLFPNHNPT, via the exons ATGCTTTAT GAGACTGTGAGTGATACGTCACTGATCAGCCAAGACTTCTATTCAGAAGAGTCGGAGGAAATGGATCACTGTTATGCATTAACCGCAGACACACTACAAACTCTGCCAATGAAGCGAAAGAAGTCCGACgttaagaaaagagaaagagacagactgAGACAGAAGAACAGAGTAAACATCGGCGTGGCCTATTCCAGATGGAAAGCGCTGAAAGTGGAGAAAGGCATGAAGAACGACGCGGAGGTTGCTTGTTACCTGCTGGACAG GGTGTGTGGCGGGCATCTTTTACAAGACAAATCCAGTGGGTCtttgagaaagagagcaagaccCCAGAAATCAACATATGTATCTGTGCCACGGACTGAG AGGATTCTGAGGGATTCACCTCCGCCCAGTTGGGACACCCAGTCAGACACTGAATCCATGCCTAGTCCAGACCCCCAGTCCACAAACGTTGAGGTCCTTGGGATCTGCTATGACCTCCCTCCCCTTTGGCCATATCAACCA GAGAAACAAGTACAGCCTGAACAACTAATAGAGGATGGATATGACCCAGATGTCAGGATGGGTTACACAGAGGAACAAAACAGTACGATTGAGCATAGTTCATCTTCAAGCACTACAGAGGAAGACAGCACAGAGCACTACGAGGAAAGAAAG GATGAACTCGCAGAGACTGCCCTGCGATTGGAGGAACGTTTAATCACCATGAGATCTTTGTCTGATGCTGCATCTGATTGCATTTCAATGACAAGAGGAATAGTAGATCAGAAGGACAGAAAATGGGCGGTCAACAAATCCAGTTTGACAGGACTGTTCAGAACTTGCCATCAGTGTGGAGAACCGGTTCtgaaatttaaaacattaacatcCGGGAGTCTGATTCGGATTCAGTGGGAATGCTCAAAGGGACATCTCATGTGGCTCTTTCCCAACCACAACCCAACATAA
- the LOC113042599 gene encoding uncharacterized protein LOC113042599 isoform X1, which yields MLYETVSDTSLISQDFYSEESEEMDHCYALTADTLQTLPMKRKKSDVKKRERDRLRQKNRVNIGVAYSRWKALKVEKGMKNDAEVACYLLDRVCGGHLLQDKSSGSLRKRARPQKSTYVSVPRTEVRTFRILRDSPPPSWDTQSDTESMPSPDPQSTNVEVLGICYDLPPLWPYQPEKQVQPEQLIEDGYDPDVRMGYTEEQNSTIEHSSSSSTTEEDSTEHYEERKDELAETALRLEERLITMRSLSDAASDCISMTRGIVDQKDRKWAVNKSSLTGLFRTCHQCGEPVLKFKTLTSGSLIRIQWECSKGHLMWLFPNHNPT from the exons ATGCTTTAT GAGACTGTGAGTGATACGTCACTGATCAGCCAAGACTTCTATTCAGAAGAGTCGGAGGAAATGGATCACTGTTATGCATTAACCGCAGACACACTACAAACTCTGCCAATGAAGCGAAAGAAGTCCGACgttaagaaaagagaaagagacagactgAGACAGAAGAACAGAGTAAACATCGGCGTGGCCTATTCCAGATGGAAAGCGCTGAAAGTGGAGAAAGGCATGAAGAACGACGCGGAGGTTGCTTGTTACCTGCTGGACAG GGTGTGTGGCGGGCATCTTTTACAAGACAAATCCAGTGGGTCtttgagaaagagagcaagaccCCAGAAATCAACATATGTATCTGTGCCACGGACTGAGGTACGTACATTCAG GATTCTGAGGGATTCACCTCCGCCCAGTTGGGACACCCAGTCAGACACTGAATCCATGCCTAGTCCAGACCCCCAGTCCACAAACGTTGAGGTCCTTGGGATCTGCTATGACCTCCCTCCCCTTTGGCCATATCAACCA GAGAAACAAGTACAGCCTGAACAACTAATAGAGGATGGATATGACCCAGATGTCAGGATGGGTTACACAGAGGAACAAAACAGTACGATTGAGCATAGTTCATCTTCAAGCACTACAGAGGAAGACAGCACAGAGCACTACGAGGAAAGAAAG GATGAACTCGCAGAGACTGCCCTGCGATTGGAGGAACGTTTAATCACCATGAGATCTTTGTCTGATGCTGCATCTGATTGCATTTCAATGACAAGAGGAATAGTAGATCAGAAGGACAGAAAATGGGCGGTCAACAAATCCAGTTTGACAGGACTGTTCAGAACTTGCCATCAGTGTGGAGAACCGGTTCtgaaatttaaaacattaacatcCGGGAGTCTGATTCGGATTCAGTGGGAATGCTCAAAGGGACATCTCATGTGGCTCTTTCCCAACCACAACCCAACATAA
- the LOC113042599 gene encoding uncharacterized protein LOC113042599 isoform X4: protein MDHCYALTADTLQTLPMKRKKSDVKKRERDRLRQKNRVNIGVAYSRWKALKVEKGMKNDAEVACYLLDRVCGGHLLQDKSSGSLRKRARPQKSTYVSVPRTEVRTFRILRDSPPPSWDTQSDTESMPSPDPQSTNVEVLGICYDLPPLWPYQPEKQVQPEQLIEDGYDPDVRMGYTEEQNSTIEHSSSSSTTEEDSTEHYEERKDELAETALRLEERLITMRSLSDAASDCISMTRGIVDQKDRKWAVNKSSLTGLFRTCHQCGEPVLKFKTLTSGSLIRIQWECSKGHLMWLFPNHNPT from the exons ATGGATCACTGTTATGCATTAACCGCAGACACACTACAAACTCTGCCAATGAAGCGAAAGAAGTCCGACgttaagaaaagagaaagagacagactgAGACAGAAGAACAGAGTAAACATCGGCGTGGCCTATTCCAGATGGAAAGCGCTGAAAGTGGAGAAAGGCATGAAGAACGACGCGGAGGTTGCTTGTTACCTGCTGGACAG GGTGTGTGGCGGGCATCTTTTACAAGACAAATCCAGTGGGTCtttgagaaagagagcaagaccCCAGAAATCAACATATGTATCTGTGCCACGGACTGAGGTACGTACATTCAG GATTCTGAGGGATTCACCTCCGCCCAGTTGGGACACCCAGTCAGACACTGAATCCATGCCTAGTCCAGACCCCCAGTCCACAAACGTTGAGGTCCTTGGGATCTGCTATGACCTCCCTCCCCTTTGGCCATATCAACCA GAGAAACAAGTACAGCCTGAACAACTAATAGAGGATGGATATGACCCAGATGTCAGGATGGGTTACACAGAGGAACAAAACAGTACGATTGAGCATAGTTCATCTTCAAGCACTACAGAGGAAGACAGCACAGAGCACTACGAGGAAAGAAAG GATGAACTCGCAGAGACTGCCCTGCGATTGGAGGAACGTTTAATCACCATGAGATCTTTGTCTGATGCTGCATCTGATTGCATTTCAATGACAAGAGGAATAGTAGATCAGAAGGACAGAAAATGGGCGGTCAACAAATCCAGTTTGACAGGACTGTTCAGAACTTGCCATCAGTGTGGAGAACCGGTTCtgaaatttaaaacattaacatcCGGGAGTCTGATTCGGATTCAGTGGGAATGCTCAAAGGGACATCTCATGTGGCTCTTTCCCAACCACAACCCAACATAA
- the LOC113042587 gene encoding bifunctional coenzyme A synthase-like has protein sequence MSMFSTGILVLTSPLHVLHLRIAPVLTSAAQVVERTLYIHLHPGLNLGTGGQVRPAYIPPVVDLCALISRLYSNAADICGHLDIRVLLSNVRTQSAALNGNNGPFATPQTLSHSPEVLLTDFPIQDSGQSSLVTQCLQKYAGHCYVCKPSLSSVLLNPRIAEFEEDRIDAQLKPLETFSDVVVGGTFDRLHGAHKTLLNISCLMANRRFVIGVCDQELLKNKVLKELIEPYDQRVQKLQDFLNDVKPSLKYEIVPLSDPFGPSISDPELQCIVVSEETRKGGEAVNRKRVENGLAELVLYEIQLLKDAHRADIEEEKISSSSLRTRLLGTLLKPPSPQPHLPLEPYVIGLTGGSGSGKSSIAHRLEALGAVRIDCDQLGHEAYLPGTSAYHKIVQEFGPDILKEDKSINRRVLGGKVFGNQERLKALTDIVWPEIALLVKKRIDQAKEQGKRVCVVDAAVLLEAGWTYLVHEVWVATIPEEEAVKRIVQRDGVKEEDALRRLKSQWLNAKLIDHANVVLCTLWEPDVTQRQVLKAWTLLQQRIQKRQETTRSSL, from the exons ATGTCCATGTTCAGCACCGGTATCCTGGTGCTTACGTCTCCGTTACACGTCCTCCATCTCCGCATCGCTCCAGTCCTCACGTCTGCCGCCCAGGTGGTCGAGCGCACACTTTACATCCATCTCCACCCCGGCCTCAACCTGGGCACAGGTGGGCAGGTGCGGCCCGCCTACATCCCGCCTGTGGTGGATCTCTGCGCTCTAATCTCTCGTCTTTACAGCAATGCCGCTGACATATGTGGGCACCTTGACATCAGAGTGCTGCTCAGTAACGTCCGCACCCAATCTGCGGCATTGAACGGAAACAACGGTCCTTTTGCCACCCCACAGACATTGTCCCACTCACCAGAAGTACTGCTCACAGACTTCCCCATCCAGGATTCAGGCCAGTCCTCGCTGGTCACCCAGTGCTTGCAGAAGTACGCTGGTCACTGCTACGTCTGCAAGCCGAGTCTCTCATCTGTGCTTTTGAACCCACGAATAGCTGAGTTTGAGGAAGATAGAATAGATGCACAGTTAAAACCTTTAGAGACGTTCAGTGATGTGGTGGTTGGCGGCACCTTTGACCGTCTGCATGGTGCACACAAGACCCTGCTGAATATTTCCTGTCTGATGGCCAACAGACGCTTTGTCATTGGTGTGTGTGACCAGGAACTATTAAAAA ATAAGGTCTTGAAGGAGTTGATAGAGCCGTACGATCAGCGTGTGCAGAAGCTCCAGGACTTTCTGAACGATGTAAAACCATCACTCAAGTACGAAATCGTTCCTCTCTCTGACCCCTTCGGCCCCTCCATAAGCGACCCTGAGCTGCAGTGCATTGTGGTCAGCGAGGAGACGAGGAAAGGGGGTGAAGCTGTCAACAGGAAGCGTGTGGAAAAT GGATTGGCTGAACTGGTTCTGTATGAGATCCAGCTGTTGAAAGACGCCCATCGTGCTGACATCGAGGAGGAGAAGATCAGTTCCTCCAGCCTGAGAACAAGACTGCTGGGAACGCTGCTCAAACCTCCATCC CCGCAGCCGCATCTTCCTCTGGAACCGTATGTGATTGGTCTGACGGGCGGCAGCGGGTCTGGGAAGAGCTCTATAGCACACAGACTGGAAGCTCTCGGCGCTGTGAGGATTGACTGCGATCAGCTCGGTCACGAGGCTTACCTGCCGGGAACATCCGCTTATCATAAGATCGTCCAGGAGTTCGGCCCAG ATATTCTTAAAGAGGACAAGAGCATTAACAGACGAGTACTGGGTGGGAAAGTGTTCGGAAACCAG gAGCGTCTGAAAGCTCTGACAGATATCGTGTGGCCGGAGATTGCTCTGCTGGTGAAGAAGAGAATAGATCAAGCAAAAGAACAGG GTAAGCGTGTCTGTGTGGTGGACGCGGCCGTGTTGCTCGAGGCGGGATGGACATATCTGGTGCATGAGGTTTGGGTGGCCACCATCCCAGAAGAAGAG GCAGTGAAGCGTATAGTCCAGCGTGACGGTGTGAAGGAGGAAGATGCCTTGAGGAGACTGAAGAGCCAGTGGCTGAATGCAAAGCTGATAGATCATGCTAACGTAGTGCTGTGCACACTGTGGGAACCTGACGTTACTCAGAGACAG GTGTTGAAAGCCTGGACTCTATTACAGCAGCGGATTCAGAAGAGACAAGAAACAACCAGATCTTCATTATGA